In Woeseia oceani, one DNA window encodes the following:
- the pspB gene encoding envelope stress response membrane protein PspB — MGGGVGELVAIAIIVFVAIPAPLFIVLHFITKWKQSRELSGGDEKMMEDLWLLSEKLDDRLEALETILDNELPGWRKNR; from the coding sequence GTGGGCGGAGGAGTAGGTGAGCTGGTCGCCATCGCGATTATTGTATTTGTCGCGATTCCGGCACCGCTGTTCATTGTTTTGCATTTCATTACGAAGTGGAAACAGTCGCGGGAGCTGTCGGGCGGCGACGAAAAAATGATGGAGGATCTCTGGTTGTTGTCAGAAAAACTGGATGACCGGCTGGAGGCCCTGGAGACGATACTGGACAACGAATTACCGGGCTGGAGGAAAAATCGATGA
- a CDS encoding PspC domain-containing protein — protein sequence MSTSGRSTGECGGPALRGLYRDRENGWIFGVCAGFAEFANFRTTTVRIIAVLCLVFFFVPTALTYIAATLLIRQRPLTYSGVRAEQEFWRSHRCNDHWRAS from the coding sequence ATGAGTACATCGGGCAGATCGACAGGGGAATGCGGTGGCCCTGCCTTGCGCGGGCTGTACCGGGATCGCGAGAATGGCTGGATCTTCGGCGTTTGTGCCGGATTTGCCGAGTTTGCGAACTTCCGTACCACGACCGTCAGAATTATCGCCGTGCTGTGCCTGGTGTTTTTCTTTGTACCGACGGCGCTAACCTATATAGCCGCCACGTTGTTGATACGGCAGCGCCCGCTCACGTATTCAGGTGTACGTGCAGAGCAGGAGTTTTGGAGGAGTCATCGCTGTAACGATCACTGGAGAGCGTCATGA
- the pspC gene encoding envelope stress response membrane protein PspC, which translates to MSPRDGLSTRRFYRDSRRGMIGGVCAGIADYFAFNLTATRILTVVMLISFMPVTLLAYFGCVMLVPSDRGLTRQESYDPGFRKAMRSNPANTLADVKRKFQKLDSRLARLERYVTSSRFNLDQEFRNL; encoded by the coding sequence ATGAGCCCGCGGGACGGCTTGTCCACTCGCCGGTTTTATCGCGACTCCCGGCGTGGAATGATCGGCGGTGTGTGTGCTGGTATTGCGGACTATTTCGCGTTCAACCTGACCGCGACCCGAATCCTGACTGTCGTGATGCTGATAAGCTTCATGCCGGTGACGCTGCTTGCCTACTTTGGTTGCGTGATGCTCGTGCCGTCTGACCGTGGTCTGACCCGGCAGGAGTCTTACGATCCCGGGTTCAGGAAAGCAATGCGTTCGAATCCGGCGAATACGCTTGCCGATGTGAAGCGAAAGTTTCAGAAGCTCGACTCACGCCTGGCGCGGCTTGAGCGTTACGTGACGTCATCTCGATTCAATCTTGATCAAGAATTCCGAAATCTCTGA
- a CDS encoding DUF6231 family protein — protein sequence MSSQIKFLEDRLNGISSSNDDYSAIVVSKEPQLLRNLNWPANTVWLDTIDKPDCLDISVRSDLGVIFKQFEHMPSDLVMPLLARLRDCHCDELLVHSGGKSLTTREMLALGFTRATSSESGGWFHYQREEFYEERTWNSPDQWAHPQNYKRFRW from the coding sequence ATGTCCTCGCAAATCAAATTCCTCGAAGATCGCCTGAACGGGATCTCCAGCAGCAATGACGACTACTCAGCGATTGTCGTCAGTAAAGAACCGCAGTTATTGCGAAATCTGAACTGGCCGGCGAACACGGTTTGGCTGGACACGATCGACAAGCCCGATTGCCTCGATATATCGGTACGTAGTGATCTGGGCGTGATTTTCAAGCAGTTCGAACATATGCCGAGCGACTTAGTGATGCCGTTGCTGGCCCGACTGCGTGATTGCCATTGTGATGAACTGCTGGTGCACAGCGGTGGCAAGAGCCTGACCACCCGGGAAATGCTCGCGCTGGGCTTTACGCGAGCCACTTCCAGTGAGTCAGGAGGCTGGTTTCATTACCAGCGAGAAGAGTTCTACGAAGAGCGCACCTGGAACTCGCCCGACCAGTGGGCTCATCCGCAGAACTACAAACGGTTTCGTTGGTAG